In Bacteroidales bacterium, the genomic window AACAAAAACCGAAGACGATAAAAGCTGGCGTATTGAAAATGACCTGAATGAAGCCGCTGAAGCATTGTTCCGGGAAGATGGCATGCAACAACGCGATGCGCTGAAAGCAATGGATTACAACGATTACCAGGTTTATTATAATAGGATTAACCACTGGTTAAAAGAGCTTGAAACCAAGGTGGGCAAAATTGGGGTCGAAGCGCTGGAATTGATAAATAATCAGGGAATTGGCATTGAAGATTTCGCTTATGGTAAAAACGGGCCGCCATCTTATTTCCTGAAAATGGCCAACAAACAGGTCTCAGACCTGGCTCAACCAAGTTCGCGAATACTTGCTGCAGTGAATGATGGAGCCTGGACTTCTAAAAAACAACAACCGGACATTAAGCAAAAAATAGAGGAAGTTGCACCCCGGCTGATTGATTTTTATCAGCAATCGAGAGAGTTGATTGATAGTTCGGTGCAGCGCTACACGACTTTGAAATTGTTGCTCAGGCATCTTTATCCGATGGCTGTGTTGGGAAGTATTGAAAGCATCCTGGAAGAAATCAGGAACGAAGACAGGATTTTGCCGATAAGCGAGTTCAACCGTATTATTGCCGCTGTTACACAAACCGAAACCATTCCTTATATATATGAGCGCCTCGGTGAGAAATACCATCACCTTATGATAGATGAGTTCCAGGATACTTCGGTGTTGCAATGGCAAAATCTCTTGCCACTTGTTGAAAATGCGCTTTCAGAGGATTATTTGAACCTCGTGGTTGGTGATGCCAAGCAAGCCATTTACCGTTGGCGTGGTGGAGAGGTAGATCAATTTATTGCTTTGCCGAAACTGCCCCCAAACCAATCAATAATCAATGCATTGCGCGAGCAGACTCTTGTAAACAATTACGAAAATCAAGTACTGCCTGTAAACTGGCGTTCGCACAAGGCCATTGTTGAATTTAACAATCAATTTTTTCAGCATCTTGCCAACCGGCTCGCTCCCCAATACAAATCCGTGTATGATTCGCTCAATCAGCAGTATAATCCGTTAAAATCCGGTGGTTTTGTGCAGGTTGATTTTTTCTACCCTAAAGAGGATTGCGAACAATTGATGCTTGATCGTTTACCAGGCTTAATTGCTGAACTAACCGAGGACAATTTCAGCCTTCGCGATATTACAATTTTATGCCGCACCAATAAGCAAGGCTCCACGGTGGCCAATCATTTACTTTTGAATGGGATCAAGGTTATTTCATCTGAATCTTTGCTGCTTGGTTTTGCTGAAAACGTCCGGTTGGTGGTTTGCATGCTCCGCATCATAGCCAATGCCAGCGATCAGCTTGCTTACCCCGAAGCGCTTGCAATCCTTAGCCAGAAAAACGTTTTTGATGGTTCGACCCTGAATGATTTGATTCCGCAGGTTCATCTTGCTGAAACCGAAGGAAAGCGAACCAAATCGTTCAGCCTTCATGCTTTCGAATCATTATTGCAACAAGGTGGGATTCATTTTTCCCGGAAATTCTTAATGCACCTTCCGCTTTACGATCTGGCTGAAGAACTGATCCGTGTACTCAAACTTTCGGCTCAGGACGATATTTACCTGCAATTTTTCCTGAATGGTTTGCACACAGCGGTTTCGAAAAAATCTATAGCTATCAACGAATTACAAAACTGGTGGGATGAAAAAGGCAAAAGTATTTCTGTGATTTTTCCTGAAAGCCTTGATGCCGTAAAAGTGATGACGATCCATAAGGCAAAGGGTTTGGAATTTCCGGTTGTTATTTTCCCTTTTGCAACTGCTTTGCAAAGGTTCACAGTTGACAATGTTTGGGTTGATCTGAATGATCCTATACTTGAAAAGCTGCAAACTGCAAGGTTGCCGGTCAAAAGCCTGGGTGGCACTTTGTTCGAAAATATCAAAGACGAAGAAAACGACAAATCACTTCTTGATCTTGTGAACCTGATTTACGTAGTATTCACAAGAGCCGAAGAACGCCTGTATATCATGACCACTTTGGTTGACGATAAAAAAACAGAAACCAATTGCCTGCCAGTTTTCCTGTTTGATTTCATCCATAGTTTCGATCCGCAATTTGATTTTTCAAAAGGTGAACCCTGGAAGTACTCACAAAAACTTGAACGAAAGTATATTCCGAAACACAAAGACGAAGAAAATCTGTTTTTTCAGATCACGGGTAAACAACCTTTAAAACACTGGCAACAGAAATTGATAACAAGCAGCAGAGATCGAAGCCAGTGGCTTGATGACGAAACTGAAGTGGCCATCAGCTTTGGAACCCATGTGCACGAATTGCTGGCCGCGGTTCGCAAGAAAGAAGATTTGGATCAGGTACTTGGGAATTTTGTTTTAAATGGCAAAATTCCTTCTGCGGATCATGAAAGGGTTCGGAAAACAATGACAGAAATCATAAATCACCCTAAGCTTGAAAAATTCTTTTCCGGAAGCAGCAAGGTATTGTCCGAACCTGAAATCCTTTTGCCTGGCGGGGAAATTTTCCGGCCTGATCGTGTTTTCATTGACGATCAACTGGTACATGTAATTGAGTTTAAAACAGGGCTGCCCCGGACAATCCATAAAGCACAGCTCCAACAGTATATGGAGTTAATTAAAGGCATTTATGATCAGGTTGTTGTAAAAGGATTATTGGTTTATGCGGGTGAAGCTGATTGCACTGTGGAAGAGATTTAGTCAGGGATTTTAGCATTTCATGTTGCAGCCCGATCTTCCGTTAAGCCTGCAATCGCCCTGGCTTTTCAACCATTTTAATATCCAATGCATTTCGCAGGCTGTTGCCAATAATCATAAAACTTAACACCATAACCATGATGGCGAGACCTGGAAGAATAGCCAGATATGCTTTATCGAGAATAATATACGCATAGTTTTCCTTGATCATCGTTCCCCACGACGGCATGGGAGGTTGTACGCCAATGCCCAGAAAACTCAGCCCGGCTTCAATCAAAATTGCAGATGCGAAGTTAGCTGCAGAAATTACAATCACCGGACCAAGGACATTGGGCAGGATATGTTTTGTGATGATGCGCCAATGTCTGAACCCAAGCGCCCTGGCCGCTTCAACATATTCCTTTTCGCGGATTGAAAGAACCTGACCTCTTACGATCCTTGCTACTTCAACCCACATGGTTAATCCTACCGCAACAAATACCTGCCAAAACCCTTTACCCAACGCAAAAGTGATGGCAATAACCAGCAGCAGTGTGGGAATAGACCAAACTACATTGATCAGCCAAACGACAAAAGTGTCAATCCAGCCTTTGAAATAACCACCAATGGCTCCAATAAAAATTCCGATCACCAACGAAATGATGACCGAAATAAAACCCACTGAAAGGCTTACTCGCGTTCCAATCATTAACTGGCTGATCATATCGCGGCCATAGCGGTCGGAACCCAACAGAAATATGTGTTTTACAAGGTGTCTATCCCGTACAAGATTTTGCAAATCAAGGATTTTATAAGTTTGTTGCTGGCCAGCGGCATCAACAAACCGGATCGAATCATTGGAGATTTCTCCGTTTACAAAATCAGGTGGAAGGGCAAAGGCAACATCGGCGAGATGAAATTGATATTCCCTGGGAACCTCAGTAGGGAAGGGGTCAAATTCCGTAATTATGATTTTATCGTTATCGAAATAATAGTCGTTGAACGGGATCAAAGAATAATCACTTCTTTTTCCGTAAAGCATTGTTTTGAACCAGTGCTGACGTTCCGGAACATCGTTGCGTTTTAGCTTCAGCATATTTACCCTGAACCCTGGTGGCTGGGCTGATATTTCGATGTACTGGTTATTGGCAAATGGCGAACCGTCGGGTGTGATCAAATAACCAAGCACTGCAATCAACACTGCAAGCAAAATGCAACACGTGGCTGCAAAGGTGAGCCTGTTGTGGAACAGGAACTTCCAGCTTAAGCGCTGGGGCGACTGCGACGAAGCAAAGGCTTTTTTTCGGAACATCCGGATGGCTTGGCTTAAGAAAGGCAAAACTAAGAATAATTGTGAATGGTTAAAAAATCTGCAATAAACCTTAGTGTGGAAAAGATTTTATACTATTTTTGCACTCCTTAATACGGTGGTTATAGCTCAGTTGGTTAGAGCACCAGATTGTGGTTCTGGGGGTCGTGGGTTCAAATCCCATTAGCCACCCCACCTTACCCCTGAAATATGGGGTTTTTTTGTGCCCGAAATGTTTATTTGAATGATCTATTCAGTCAAAAATCCGAAATAATCCTCTCATAGATTGGCATTTCCTGATATGATCAGGCATAATTTAAAAACTTATTATTAAGTTGAAATTCAATATATTTCATTACATTTGCAGGAACGATAAATAATGATTATTACATCGCCACCAGGATAATTCACCCTCTTATCAAAATATTCCTGATTGCGATATCTTTCCTGTAGCTAATTAAAAGAACATGAAACAAGAAAAAAACCAATGCAATGGCAGCATTAAAGGTAAAATCTCAATTTACCTTCCTGATAAACGCATGTGGGTTTATGCCGATAGCCAAAAAGAGGCTGATGATTATGTTTTGCGACTCAGAGCAAAAGACACAGCCCTGCAGGCATCAAGGCAGGCAATGAATAAGAAAACATCCTGAGTGCTCAAAAACAGGCAGTTTTTAACTGTATGATCGCTCGTACTTTGGCCAGGTAAATGATATTGCAATGATCATCACTGCAGCTATACTTATACCAAAGATATTAGGATCCAGATCAAAAGGAAGCCTGAAATTAGCTATGGTGAGAAAAAGGGTAGTGCCCCCACCGGCAAGCATAGAAATAAATGCAGCTAGGGATGTAGTGCGTTTCCAAAAGAGGCCGGCAAGCACCGGCACAAACAATCCACTCACCATGAAAGCATAGGAATACAGCATCAGTTCCAGCACATTTTCCATAGCAGAAGCCAGTAGAAGAGCCATTATTCCGATTACAAGGGTGAGTATCTGCGAAAACCGCAAAATGGTCTTATGATCATTTGAGATTTTGAAAAACTTTTGAAGGATATCGGTGAGCAGGTTACCGGAAGCAGCCATCAGGCAACTATCAGCCGTTGACATGATGGCTGAAAAATAAGCCGACATCATCAAACCCATTAGCCCAACTGGCAGAATAGACCTTAAAAACAGTGGCAAGCCCATTTCCGCATCTATATCAGAACCTGGAGCAAAACCAAGCTCTGTAAACATACCATTCTCAAATCCAACCCTGGCAAAGAGTCCCAGCAAAACACCCATAAATGCCATAAGAGGCCATTCCAGTAATCCGGCAAAATACCATGCCCGCTGTGCCGTTTTTGCATCTTTTGTGGCATAGATACGCTGGTAAAGGGTCATTCCTACGAACCATATCGGGATGATAGTAACAGCCCAGTTCACAATGGTTTGCCAGCTTACATTATTGAATTTCAAAAACTCACCTGGCAAAGTGGCCACGATAGCTTCATATCCGCCGATGGCATGATATCCTAGCGGAATGCCTATGCCAATCAGACCTGCCATCAGAATAATCCATTGAATAGTGTCGGTGTAAATAACGGCTTTCATACCACCCATAACAGTGTACAGCACTGCAATAACGCCCATGATAATCAAAGCAGTTTGAAGATCCAATGACTCAAATGTAGCCGAAGCAAGTTTTGCCCCAGCCAGCAATTGAGAACTTGTAAATCCAATATACCCGATGGCCGATACTACGCCTGCGAGAATAGCGACTTCCCTTGAAAAAAGATGTTCAAATATTTGCGGAAAAGTAAGCAGTTTGAAACGCTGTGTAAGTTTTGCAACTCTTGGAATAAGTACCACAGCGCTGAGCCAGGCGCCTATCAAACCCGTAAAAAGCATCCATGAACCTGATAAACCCATAATAAATCCCAATCCACCAAGTCCGATAGAAAACCCACCACCTACATCGGTTGCCACAACCGACAAGCCTACGTGAAAGCTGCTCATTTTTCTCCCACCAACATAATAATCGTCGGTAGTTACATTGCGGCGAAGGAAGTAAAATCCAACACCAAGAACCAGGATCATGTAGACAATAAAAATGAGAAGATCTATCCAATGCATA contains:
- a CDS encoding UvrD-helicase domain-containing protein, giving the protein MAQRKFQVYKSSAGSGKTFTLVREFLQLVIVNPNHYRNILAITFTNKAANEMKSRIVNSLVGLAKPPGEWTEAAKTMVAKIMAETGFTEEIIHQRAVLVISNILHNYSDLSAATIDSFMQRVIRTFSLDLSLPMNYEVELDVEQLRMRAVDRLIDQSGSDKELTDLLVRYLETKTEDDKSWRIENDLNEAAEALFREDGMQQRDALKAMDYNDYQVYYNRINHWLKELETKVGKIGVEALELINNQGIGIEDFAYGKNGPPSYFLKMANKQVSDLAQPSSRILAAVNDGAWTSKKQQPDIKQKIEEVAPRLIDFYQQSRELIDSSVQRYTTLKLLLRHLYPMAVLGSIESILEEIRNEDRILPISEFNRIIAAVTQTETIPYIYERLGEKYHHLMIDEFQDTSVLQWQNLLPLVENALSEDYLNLVVGDAKQAIYRWRGGEVDQFIALPKLPPNQSIINALREQTLVNNYENQVLPVNWRSHKAIVEFNNQFFQHLANRLAPQYKSVYDSLNQQYNPLKSGGFVQVDFFYPKEDCEQLMLDRLPGLIAELTEDNFSLRDITILCRTNKQGSTVANHLLLNGIKVISSESLLLGFAENVRLVVCMLRIIANASDQLAYPEALAILSQKNVFDGSTLNDLIPQVHLAETEGKRTKSFSLHAFESLLQQGGIHFSRKFLMHLPLYDLAEELIRVLKLSAQDDIYLQFFLNGLHTAVSKKSIAINELQNWWDEKGKSISVIFPESLDAVKVMTIHKAKGLEFPVVIFPFATALQRFTVDNVWVDLNDPILEKLQTARLPVKSLGGTLFENIKDEENDKSLLDLVNLIYVVFTRAEERLYIMTTLVDDKKTETNCLPVFLFDFIHSFDPQFDFSKGEPWKYSQKLERKYIPKHKDEENLFFQITGKQPLKHWQQKLITSSRDRSQWLDDETEVAISFGTHVHELLAAVRKKEDLDQVLGNFVLNGKIPSADHERVRKTMTEIINHPKLEKFFSGSSKVLSEPEILLPGGEIFRPDRVFIDDQLVHVIEFKTGLPRTIHKAQLQQYMELIKGIYDQVVVKGLLVYAGEADCTVEEI
- a CDS encoding ABC transporter permease; translated protein: MFRKKAFASSQSPQRLSWKFLFHNRLTFAATCCILLAVLIAVLGYLITPDGSPFANNQYIEISAQPPGFRVNMLKLKRNDVPERQHWFKTMLYGKRSDYSLIPFNDYYFDNDKIIITEFDPFPTEVPREYQFHLADVAFALPPDFVNGEISNDSIRFVDAAGQQQTYKILDLQNLVRDRHLVKHIFLLGSDRYGRDMISQLMIGTRVSLSVGFISVIISLVIGIFIGAIGGYFKGWIDTFVVWLINVVWSIPTLLLVIAITFALGKGFWQVFVAVGLTMWVEVARIVRGQVLSIREKEYVEAARALGFRHWRIITKHILPNVLGPVIVISAANFASAILIEAGLSFLGIGVQPPMPSWGTMIKENYAYIILDKAYLAILPGLAIMVMVLSFMIIGNSLRNALDIKMVEKPGRLQA
- a CDS encoding sodium:solute symporter family protein encodes the protein MHWIDLLIFIVYMILVLGVGFYFLRRNVTTDDYYVGGRKMSSFHVGLSVVATDVGGGFSIGLGGLGFIMGLSGSWMLFTGLIGAWLSAVVLIPRVAKLTQRFKLLTFPQIFEHLFSREVAILAGVVSAIGYIGFTSSQLLAGAKLASATFESLDLQTALIIMGVIAVLYTVMGGMKAVIYTDTIQWIILMAGLIGIGIPLGYHAIGGYEAIVATLPGEFLKFNNVSWQTIVNWAVTIIPIWFVGMTLYQRIYATKDAKTAQRAWYFAGLLEWPLMAFMGVLLGLFARVGFENGMFTELGFAPGSDIDAEMGLPLFLRSILPVGLMGLMMSAYFSAIMSTADSCLMAASGNLLTDILQKFFKISNDHKTILRFSQILTLVIGIMALLLASAMENVLELMLYSYAFMVSGLFVPVLAGLFWKRTTSLAAFISMLAGGGTTLFLTIANFRLPFDLDPNIFGISIAAVMIIAISFTWPKYERSYS